CGTCGTCTCGAGGCCGGGCACGCCGGGCGGCGGGGTCGGCGACGCCTTCTCGGTCAGCGTGTGCGGGGCGTGGTCGGTGGCGATGCAGTCGACGGCGTCGAGGTGGGCCCAGAGCGCCGCGACGTCGGCCGGCGTGCCGAGGCGCGGGCGCATGTCGCCGAGCGCGCCGAGGCGGTCGAGGTCATCCGTGGACAGGAACAGGTGGTGCGGGGCGACCTCGCACGTCACGCGCAGGCCGGCGTTCTTGGCGGCGGCGATGAGCCGGATCTCCTCGGCGCGGCTGACATGGGCGATGTGGACCCACTGGCCGTGGACACGCCCGAGGCCGATCGCCGTCGCCACGTTCAGGTCCTCGGCGTGCAGGACGATCGGGCGGCCATGCGGCCACGCTTCGAAGTGCGGGCGGAGGGCGGCGAGCGTCTCGATCCGCAGTTGGCCGAACGTGTCGTTCAGATAGACCTTGAGCCCGCACGCCCGATCGGCCGCCGCGGCCGCGTCGTTCGCGTTCCCGTCCGCGGCGCCGAGGTACAGCCCGACGTCACACAGTGCTTCCGTCGCCACATAGGCCAACGCGGCGTCGAGCCCGCTGCCGTCGGTGATCGGGGGCTGGGTGTTGGGCATGCCAAGGACGGCGGTGACCCCGCCTGCCAACGCGGCGGCCGTCCCGGTCCGAATCGTTTCCTTGTGCGCGCCGCCCGGATGCCGTAGATGGACGTGCACGTCGACAAGGCCCGGCAGGATGTGGGTCGACATCAGCCCCCCAAAGGGCGTTAGGACGGGCACCAGCCGGGGGGCGATGATATCACGGCGAGGGGCTGGCGGCCATGCGGGGCAGGCCCGGTGCGTTGTCGCGGTCCGAACGGCCGTGCGAACATCCTCCCCAACCCCTCTCCTGCCCGATGCTATACTCGCCCCGTGCTCGACCCAGCCCCACCCCGCCGTCCGTCCACCCCGCTCACCGTCCCCCTCGTCCCGACCCTCGTCGTCGCGGTCTTCATCGTCGTCGGGGCCGTGGCGCTGCGGCGGACGATGGGGTCGACGCCCGCCGGCACATCGTCCGGCGCGGACGCCGATGCCGCCGTGGGCGCCGACACCCTCGACCGCGCGAGCCGCGGCGCCGCACACGACG
The window above is part of the Candidatus Avedoeria danica genome. Proteins encoded here:
- a CDS encoding amidohydrolase family protein; translation: MSTHILPGLVDVHVHLRHPGGAHKETIRTGTAAALAGGVTAVLGMPNTQPPITDGSGLDAALAYVATEALCDVGLYLGAADGNANDAAAAADRACGLKVYLNDTFGQLRIETLAALRPHFEAWPHGRPIVLHAEDLNVATAIGLGRVHGQWVHIAHVSRAEEIRLIAAAKNAGLRVTCEVAPHHLFLSTDDLDRLGALGDMRPRLGTPADVAALWAHLDAVDCIATDHAPHTLTEKASPTPPPGVPGLETTLPLLLSAVDDGRLTLERLVDLASTTPAALFGIATPTESTVEVEIGPGGRCPNAAGRRSPTGRRSPARASAAASSARRCAGRRCGMRGGWWGRLAQGGS